A genomic region of Burkholderia humptydooensis contains the following coding sequences:
- a CDS encoding cupin domain-containing protein: MNERGFGAWNRVERETLTERIERQVVSGEALTMAKLYLKKGAFVGTHSHPNEQFTYILEGRLLFRYGEHLEHEAEVGPGEILHLPANVPHNALCLEDAVDLDVFTPVRADWLAPGGNRYFAGTSAAASPAPSASR; this comes from the coding sequence TTGAATGAACGAGGTTTCGGCGCATGGAATCGGGTCGAGCGCGAGACGCTGACCGAGCGGATCGAGCGGCAAGTCGTCTCGGGCGAGGCGCTGACGATGGCGAAGCTGTACCTGAAGAAAGGCGCGTTCGTCGGGACGCATTCGCATCCGAACGAGCAGTTCACCTACATCCTCGAGGGGCGCCTGCTGTTCCGTTATGGCGAGCATCTCGAGCACGAGGCCGAGGTCGGGCCCGGCGAGATCCTGCATCTTCCGGCGAACGTGCCGCACAACGCGCTGTGTCTCGAAGACGCAGTCGATCTCGACGTGTTCACGCCGGTGCGGGCGGACTGGCTCGCGCCCGGCGGAAATCGCTATTTCGCCGGCACGTCGGCCGCGGCTTCGCCCGCGCCTTCGGCGAGCCGATGA
- a CDS encoding AraC family transcriptional regulator, which produces MNDRECDTVPCGNHIRIGFGAAGIERVEVHFLDHAFSLHRHDTYAIGITLSGVQTFRYLGATHHCLPGQCHILHPDELHDGCAGTDEGFGYRIVYVDPALVQEALGGRMLPFVRSPVVETPAVAEGLAAGIWKLDEEIDTLSRIEIAVAVANLLTAAAATSDAHKTGALAVTELTRIRDIIASRPHEPISMDTLEHVSGLDRWTIARQFRKLFGTSPSRFRTQRQLNLVRRQLMEGESLSTASADAGFSDQSHMSRHFKSTYGITPGSWIAAVHARRSRQRTGR; this is translated from the coding sequence TTGAACGATCGTGAATGCGACACCGTTCCCTGCGGGAACCATATTCGGATCGGATTCGGCGCCGCGGGCATCGAGCGCGTGGAGGTCCACTTCCTCGATCACGCGTTCTCGCTCCATCGTCACGACACATACGCGATCGGCATCACGCTCTCGGGCGTGCAAACCTTCCGCTATCTCGGCGCAACCCACCACTGCCTGCCGGGTCAGTGTCATATCCTGCATCCGGACGAACTGCACGACGGCTGCGCGGGAACCGACGAAGGCTTCGGCTACCGGATCGTCTATGTGGACCCCGCGCTCGTCCAGGAAGCCCTCGGCGGCCGCATGCTTCCGTTCGTCCGCTCGCCGGTCGTCGAGACGCCTGCCGTCGCCGAAGGGCTCGCGGCCGGCATCTGGAAGCTGGACGAAGAAATCGACACCCTGTCCCGCATCGAGATCGCAGTCGCCGTCGCGAACCTGCTGACGGCCGCCGCCGCGACAAGCGACGCACACAAGACCGGTGCGCTCGCCGTGACCGAATTGACGCGCATACGCGATATCATCGCGTCCCGTCCGCACGAGCCGATCTCGATGGACACGCTCGAACACGTCTCGGGACTCGACCGCTGGACGATCGCTCGCCAGTTCCGCAAGCTGTTCGGCACGAGCCCGAGCCGCTTTCGCACGCAACGGCAGCTCAATCTCGTGCGTCGGCAGTTGATGGAAGGCGAATCGCTGTCGACCGCGTCCGCCGATGCCGGCTTTTCCGACCAGAGCCACATGTCGCGACACTTCAAGAGCACTTACGGCATCACGCCGGGCTCATGGATTGCCGCGGTGCACGCCCGGCGTTCGCGGCAGCGGACAGGCCGCTGA
- a CDS encoding DUF3459 domain-containing protein, translating to MSECPHDPYAHHYSHCLPFGAQPCGAAGATTRTHFHFRVWAPAHASAVLVLDIAGGPLELPMAPAGDGWFEAFADCGAHARYRYRLDDALTIPDPASRSQPEGVDGPSEVVDPRAFMWRHTFWRGRPWEEIALYAIQPGAAGGYDGIRERLPQLAQLGVTALELLAAPQARDDSLPFAPIAAYGGTDALKRLIDEAHGFGLAVLLDLDYARFGCGTDEMRRYAQPFFHTRDDPLQAPPLALDHPQVCDFFCDNALYWLEEYRCDGLRIREADRIDSVWLCEIADRVHAALPTDRIVHLVLGSERHPSHLADTHFDAQWNGCGERALYRLTGRRDRAQGDGVSTHQSIHALARALTADGAVFQRAHPIGDGGMADVGLPLTSLVLSDGVLRDAREADLAALALSLLTPQIPLIFDEAAGDASRRHFLQSALAVRAKLIAPRLVDVRPRSAEMLRTIDGVEADALVAAWRLGDGETLSIALNLSPQALPFRGAPDGTVVFETPARARDRVDAGELPPYALVAWLTGDVNQYALTHDVRRYADVAPRSLGGV from the coding sequence ATGTCCGAATGTCCTCACGATCCGTATGCGCATCACTATTCGCATTGCCTGCCGTTCGGCGCCCAACCCTGCGGCGCCGCCGGCGCGACGACGCGCACCCACTTTCACTTCCGCGTCTGGGCGCCCGCGCATGCGAGCGCGGTGCTCGTGCTCGACATCGCGGGCGGCCCCCTCGAACTGCCGATGGCGCCCGCGGGAGACGGCTGGTTCGAGGCGTTCGCCGATTGCGGCGCGCACGCGCGCTACCGGTATCGGCTCGACGATGCGCTGACGATTCCCGATCCCGCGTCGCGCTCGCAGCCGGAAGGTGTCGACGGGCCGAGCGAAGTGGTCGATCCGCGCGCGTTCATGTGGCGCCATACGTTCTGGCGCGGCCGGCCGTGGGAGGAGATCGCGCTCTACGCGATCCAGCCCGGCGCGGCGGGCGGCTACGACGGCATCCGCGAGCGCTTGCCGCAACTGGCGCAGCTCGGCGTCACCGCGCTCGAATTGCTCGCGGCGCCGCAGGCGCGCGACGACAGCCTGCCGTTCGCGCCGATTGCCGCATACGGCGGCACGGACGCGCTGAAGCGCCTGATCGACGAAGCGCACGGCTTCGGCCTCGCGGTGCTGCTCGATCTCGACTACGCGCGCTTCGGCTGCGGCACCGACGAGATGCGGCGCTACGCGCAACCGTTCTTCCACACCCGCGACGATCCGCTGCAGGCGCCGCCGCTCGCGCTCGATCATCCGCAGGTCTGCGATTTCTTCTGCGACAACGCGTTGTACTGGCTCGAAGAATATCGATGCGACGGATTGCGGATTCGCGAGGCGGACCGCATCGACAGCGTATGGCTGTGCGAGATTGCCGACCGCGTGCACGCGGCGCTGCCGACCGACCGGATCGTGCACCTCGTGCTCGGCAGCGAGCGGCACCCGTCGCACCTTGCCGATACGCATTTCGACGCGCAATGGAACGGCTGCGGCGAGCGCGCACTGTACCGGCTGACGGGGCGCCGCGATCGCGCGCAAGGCGACGGCGTGTCGACGCATCAGTCGATTCACGCGCTCGCGCGCGCGTTGACCGCGGACGGCGCGGTGTTCCAGCGCGCGCATCCGATCGGCGACGGCGGGATGGCCGACGTCGGCTTGCCGCTGACGTCGCTCGTGCTGTCCGACGGCGTCTTGCGCGACGCGCGCGAGGCGGACCTCGCGGCGCTCGCGCTGTCGCTGCTGACGCCGCAGATTCCGCTGATCTTCGATGAAGCCGCGGGCGACGCGTCGCGGCGCCATTTCCTGCAATCGGCGCTCGCGGTGCGCGCGAAGCTGATTGCGCCGCGTCTCGTCGACGTGCGGCCGCGCAGCGCCGAGATGCTGCGCACGATCGACGGCGTCGAAGCCGATGCGCTCGTCGCCGCGTGGCGGCTCGGCGACGGCGAGACGCTCAGCATCGCGCTGAACCTGTCGCCGCAAGCGCTGCCGTTCCGTGGCGCGCCGGACGGGACGGTCGTGTTCGAGACGCCGGCGCGCGCGCGGGATCGCGTCGACGCGGGCGAGTTGCCGCCGTATGCGCTCGTCGCGTGGCTGACGGGCGACGTCAATCAATACGCGCTGACGCACGACGTGCGTCGTTATGCGGATGTCGCGCCGCGCTCGTTGGGCGGCGTTTGA
- a CDS encoding thiamine phosphate synthase, which yields MTGPLALPPYYLITPEPDSGSDADLAAFLDRLSATLATGLTLVQLRVKTLDAPAYAALAAEAIARCRARSARMIVNGPIGAETALALGASGVHFGSAALRAAAVRPLASDCLLSAACHSLDELLHAQRIGADLATLSPVLPTLTHPGAPTLGWARFAECAAQTRVPVYALGGMTRAHLATARAHHAHGIASIRGFWQETMR from the coding sequence ATGACCGGCCCGCTCGCCCTGCCGCCGTACTACCTGATCACGCCGGAGCCGGACTCGGGCTCCGACGCGGATCTCGCGGCGTTTCTCGACCGGCTGTCGGCCACGCTCGCGACGGGGCTCACGCTCGTCCAGCTCCGCGTGAAAACGCTCGACGCGCCCGCCTACGCGGCGCTCGCCGCCGAAGCGATCGCGCGTTGCCGCGCGCGAAGCGCGCGCATGATCGTCAACGGACCGATCGGCGCGGAGACCGCGCTCGCGCTCGGCGCGAGCGGCGTGCACTTCGGCAGCGCGGCATTGCGCGCCGCGGCCGTGCGCCCGCTTGCTTCGGACTGCCTGCTGTCGGCCGCGTGCCACTCTCTCGACGAGCTGCTGCATGCGCAACGCATCGGCGCGGATCTCGCGACGCTGTCGCCCGTCCTGCCGACCCTCACGCATCCGGGCGCGCCGACGCTCGGCTGGGCGCGCTTCGCCGAATGCGCGGCGCAAACGCGCGTGCCCGTCTACGCGCTGGGCGGCATGACGCGCGCGCATCTGGCGACGGCGCGCGCGCATCACGCGCACGGCATCGCGAGCATTCGCGGATTCTGGCAGGAAACGATGCGATGA
- the dmpG gene encoding 4-hydroxy-2-oxovalerate aldolase, with amino-acid sequence MILISDATLRDGNHAIRHQLSAAQIHVYARAADEAGIDIVEVGHGNGLGGSSCLLGQTPIGDRVMLETARAALGTSRLGVHFIPGLGKAADIALALEIGVDVVRVATHCTEANVSARFIEQTRSAGRTAFGVLMMSHMAPPDVLLAQAKLMERYGAQAVVLMDSAGYSTPSLVRAKVERLVDGLDIDVGFHAHNNLGLAVANSLVALEAGARIVDACVKGFGAGAGNTQLETLVAAMEREGHDTRTTFERVMALARGTEAFLNPKTPHIQPANIASGLYGLFSGYVPHIQKAAQEFGVNEFELYKRLAERKLVAGQEDIIIEEASRLARERDVQRATGGERVRELSA; translated from the coding sequence ATGATACTGATCAGCGATGCGACCTTGCGCGACGGCAACCACGCGATTCGTCACCAACTGAGCGCCGCGCAGATACATGTCTATGCGCGCGCGGCCGACGAAGCCGGCATCGACATCGTCGAAGTCGGCCACGGCAACGGCCTCGGCGGCTCGTCGTGCCTGCTCGGGCAGACGCCGATCGGCGATCGCGTGATGCTCGAGACCGCGCGCGCCGCGCTGGGTACGAGCCGGCTCGGCGTGCATTTCATTCCGGGGCTCGGCAAGGCGGCGGACATCGCGCTCGCGCTCGAGATCGGCGTCGACGTCGTGCGCGTCGCGACGCATTGCACCGAGGCGAACGTGTCCGCGCGCTTCATCGAGCAGACGCGCTCGGCCGGCCGCACGGCGTTCGGCGTGCTGATGATGTCGCACATGGCGCCGCCCGACGTGCTGCTCGCGCAGGCGAAGCTGATGGAGCGCTATGGCGCGCAGGCGGTGGTGCTGATGGACAGCGCCGGCTATTCGACGCCGTCGCTCGTGCGCGCGAAGGTCGAGCGTCTTGTCGACGGTCTTGACATCGACGTCGGCTTTCATGCGCACAACAACCTCGGTCTCGCGGTTGCGAACAGCCTTGTCGCGCTCGAAGCGGGGGCGCGCATCGTCGATGCATGCGTGAAAGGCTTCGGCGCCGGGGCGGGCAATACGCAGCTCGAAACGCTCGTCGCCGCGATGGAGCGCGAAGGGCACGACACGCGCACGACGTTCGAGCGCGTGATGGCGCTCGCGCGCGGCACCGAGGCGTTTCTCAATCCGAAGACGCCGCACATTCAGCCGGCGAACATCGCGAGCGGACTGTACGGCCTCTTTTCCGGCTATGTGCCGCACATCCAGAAAGCCGCGCAGGAATTCGGCGTCAACGAATTCGAGCTGTACAAGCGGCTTGCGGAGCGCAAGCTCGTCGCCGGACAGGAGGACATCATCATCGAAGAGGCGAGCCGTCTCGCACGCGAACGGGACGTGCAGCGCGCGACCGGCGGCGAGCGGGTTCGCGAGCTGTCCGCGTGA
- a CDS encoding class I SAM-dependent methyltransferase, with amino-acid sequence MSTPSGAAKFDPSRAAEYAEQSRIALAGYDACHDLAACMLASSVASEAGAAQILVAGAGGTAREIVALAGLEPGWRFTAIDPSQPMLDLARANVAAAALDARVHLHHGYVDDLPAHARFDGATLIGVLHHLPGDDAKAALLGSIARRLKPGAPLVVACNHRRYAEHPRLLGAWAQRWRMHGAPPDEVAQKLATILRGADPPASEDAVHALLDAAGFREPVRFFASLFWGAWIATRDA; translated from the coding sequence ATGTCCACGCCATCCGGCGCAGCCAAATTCGACCCGTCGCGCGCCGCCGAATACGCGGAGCAAAGCCGCATTGCGCTCGCGGGCTATGACGCGTGCCACGATCTCGCCGCATGCATGCTCGCATCGTCGGTCGCCTCGGAAGCGGGCGCCGCGCAGATCCTCGTCGCGGGCGCGGGCGGCACCGCGCGCGAAATCGTCGCGCTCGCGGGCCTCGAGCCCGGCTGGCGCTTCACCGCGATCGATCCGTCACAGCCGATGCTCGACCTCGCCCGCGCGAACGTCGCGGCGGCCGCTCTCGACGCGCGCGTGCACCTGCATCACGGCTACGTGGACGACCTGCCCGCCCACGCCCGCTTCGACGGCGCGACGCTGATCGGCGTGCTGCACCACCTGCCCGGCGACGACGCGAAGGCCGCGCTGCTCGGCTCGATCGCGCGACGCCTGAAGCCCGGCGCGCCGCTCGTCGTTGCGTGCAACCATCGTCGCTACGCCGAGCATCCGCGCCTGCTGGGCGCGTGGGCACAGCGCTGGCGGATGCATGGGGCGCCGCCCGACGAAGTCGCGCAGAAGCTTGCGACGATCCTGCGCGGCGCCGATCCGCCCGCGTCCGAGGACGCCGTGCATGCGCTGCTCGACGCCGCCGGGTTCCGCGAGCCGGTGCGTTTTTTTGCGAGCCTGTTCTGGGGCGCGTGGATCGCGACGCGCGACGCGTGA
- a CDS encoding LysE family translocator: MLIQDALLKMSFYVSLVLIVPGPTNTLLLSSGLKVGLRGTWHLVIAEALGYVVAISLWGFFLLSVAASRPWLFSTIKLLSAAYILWLAVKMWTKSRALHELSAGPISFGDLFVATLMNPKALLFASTMFPLEAFRSLSYFGWAVVVFLIVLAPIGVGWSSLGGLLTSQRSLAAHTSTFMRCASLVLATFSGSLAYSVLGH, translated from the coding sequence GTGCTCATTCAGGATGCATTGCTCAAGATGTCGTTCTACGTGTCGCTCGTGCTGATCGTGCCGGGGCCGACGAACACGCTGCTGCTGTCGTCGGGCCTGAAGGTCGGCCTGCGCGGCACCTGGCACCTCGTGATCGCAGAGGCCCTGGGCTATGTCGTCGCGATCTCGCTATGGGGATTCTTCCTGCTCTCCGTGGCGGCGAGCCGGCCCTGGCTCTTCAGCACGATCAAGCTGTTGAGCGCCGCGTACATCCTGTGGCTCGCGGTCAAGATGTGGACGAAGAGCCGCGCGCTGCACGAACTGTCCGCGGGGCCGATCAGTTTCGGCGATTTGTTCGTCGCAACGCTGATGAACCCGAAGGCGCTGCTGTTCGCGAGCACGATGTTCCCGCTCGAGGCGTTTCGCTCGCTCAGCTACTTTGGATGGGCGGTCGTCGTGTTCCTGATCGTGCTCGCGCCGATCGGCGTCGGCTGGTCGAGCCTCGGCGGGCTGCTGACGTCGCAGCGTTCGTTGGCTGCGCATACGTCGACGTTCATGCGTTGCGCGTCGCTCGTGCTCGCGACATTTTCGGGGTCGCTCGCGTACTCGGTGTTGGGGCACTGA
- a CDS encoding YbaK/EbsC family protein, whose product MSVESVRQFLAEKAPDIDVVPLDESSSTMTLSAAWDIKPAQIAKTLAMKVGDTHLLLVSCGDSRLDNQKVKAALGGKAKMLSAEETVAVTGHPVGGVCPFGLSTPLPVYCDVMLKSYDFVVPAAGSTHAALRIDPVRLAELVEAEWVDVCK is encoded by the coding sequence GTGAGTGTTGAATCGGTTCGCCAGTTTCTGGCGGAAAAGGCGCCGGACATCGACGTCGTTCCCTTGGACGAAAGCAGCTCCACGATGACGCTGTCGGCGGCCTGGGACATCAAGCCGGCGCAGATCGCCAAGACGCTCGCGATGAAGGTCGGCGACACCCATTTGCTGCTCGTATCCTGCGGCGATTCCCGTCTCGACAACCAGAAAGTCAAGGCCGCGCTGGGCGGCAAGGCAAAAATGCTCTCCGCGGAGGAAACGGTCGCCGTCACCGGCCATCCGGTGGGCGGAGTGTGTCCGTTCGGTCTCTCGACTCCGCTGCCCGTTTATTGCGACGTGATGTTGAAATCGTACGACTTCGTCGTGCCGGCCGCCGGCTCGACGCACGCCGCGCTGCGCATCGATCCGGTCCGGCTGGCCGAACTGGTCGAGGCCGAGTGGGTCGACGTCTGTAAATAG